Proteins encoded together in one Solanum lycopersicum chromosome 7, SLM_r2.1 window:
- the LOC101267907 gene encoding probable receptor-like serine/threonine-protein kinase At5g57670 codes for MRYVRTSSLKRLFSFRRQSFDGELPKPCDFNEQEQVAAAATRKPSWKCFSFHEIFHATNGFSSENIVGRGGYASVYRGILENGEAIAVKMLTKANDDERKEKEFLTEIGTLGHVCHPNVTSLLGCCIENGLYIIFQFSSKGSVASILHDEKLPTMDWETRYKIAVGTAKGLYYLHKLCPRRIIHRDIKASNILLSEEYEPQISDFGLAKWLPSQWTHHSIVPIEGTFGHLAPEYFMHGVVDEKTDVFAFGVFCLELISGKKPVDNSYQSLHSWAKPLLRRGVIEEIVDPMLQGTFDCTQLHKLAFAASLCIRASSIWRPTMSEIVEIILGGEVDKQKWKMPEEEEEEQEEFWGFEDLECECDSSFSTSPHDTFSTRSS; via the exons ATGAGATACGTCCGTACAAGTAGCCTTAAAAGGCTCTTCTCATTCAGAAGACAGAGTTTTGATGGTGAATTACCAAAACCTTGTGATTTCAATGAACAAGAACAAGTTGCTGCTGCTGCTACTCGTAAACCCAGTTGGAAATGCTTCtcttttcatgaaatttttcaTGCCACTAATGGTTTCAGTTCAg AAAATATTGTTGGTCGAGGAGGGTATGCATCGGTGTACAGAGGCATATTAGAAAATGGAGAAGCAATAGCAGTAAAAATGCTTACAAAAGCGAACGatgatgaaagaaaagaaaaggaattttTAACAGAAATTGGTACACTTGGTCATGTTTGTCATCCAAATGTAACGTCGTTGCTGGGTTGTTGTATCGAAAATGGACTTTACATAATTTTTCAGTTTTCTTCCAAAGGATCTGTTGCTTCAATTCTTCATG atgaaaaattacCCACTATGGATTGGGAAACAAGGTACAAAATTGCTGTTGGGACAGCAAAAGGTTTATATTATCTGCATAAATTATGTCCTAGAAGAATTATTCACAGGGATATCAAGGCTTCTAATATTTTGTTGAGTGAAGAATATGAACCACag ATATCAGATTTTGGGCTAGCAAAATGGCTTCCATCACAATGGACCCATCATTCTATTGTTCCAATTGAAGGGACTTTTGG GCATTTAGCACCAGAATATTTCATGCATGGAGTAGTTGATGAAAAGACAGATGTTTTTGCATTTGGAGTGTTCTGTTTGGAGCtcatttctggaaaaaaacCTGTTGACAATTCTTATCAAAGCTTACATAGTTGG GCAAAACCTTTATTAAGGAGAGGAGTTATAGAAGAAATAGTTGATCCAATGCTACAAGGGACATTTGATTGTACACAACTTCATAAACTTGCCTTTGCTGCTTCTCTTTGCATTCGTGCTTCTTCTATATGGCGCCCTACCATGAGCGAG ATTGTAGAGATAATATTGGGAGGTGAAGTTGATAAACAGAAGTGGAAAATGccagaagaggaagaagaagaacaagaagagttTTGGGGTTTTGAGGATCTTGAATGTGAATGTGATAGTTCCTTCTCAACTTCCCCACATGATACATTCTCAACAAGAAGCTCATAA